Below is a genomic region from Dioscorea cayenensis subsp. rotundata cultivar TDr96_F1 chromosome 14, TDr96_F1_v2_PseudoChromosome.rev07_lg8_w22 25.fasta, whole genome shotgun sequence.
gaaaaaaagttataatttaaaagtaaGAGATTAAAAGAGtagattcaaaaaaaaaaaaatagagggacttttcatagaattatatatatatatatatatgttgttccAGACTATCTAAATACAAAGATTGATAAAAATCGGTGAGAATTCTGTATTCAAATCAAAATGTAATTAACACAAGAATTTGCTGCTAATTAAGTTGAAAAAAGAACTGGTAAGATATCACTATAATAAGTTTTAGTGTTTCTTTTTGTCTCTATCCCCTAGATCATTTGAGTAGTTGGTGAGTGCATCTCAATAAACCCAAATAtctcattaaaacatattataaattatatacaatttgattttttttaataataatagaaatataattttatttaaatttctaaacaACCACTAGCactgttgattttatttaaatatgatatatgcacccaaaaaataaaaaataaaaaataaaaaactctaaGGATATATGCATGTACAAAAAAAGGccttagttttatttatattccatgcaTTGCATTATCAAACCTTTTATAGAtgaacattataaaacaaaaaagatacattgaaattatttatttaaaatgcaCCGTCATGTGGCACATTAATTTTCCATCATTTGGCTCCACTTGGctcaaaaagatagattttaaaGACAATATCATGAATATATATGCTTGAAAGACATGGCTCTATATATCATCAACAATGACTTCACCACTTAATCTCAAATGAAGGACCACCTCTAtctccctctctctttctctctctctcacacacacattCATAGATATGTTTCAAGACTCAAAGTGTTAGGTAGGATATCTCATGTCATGGGATACTTAAGCACATAATATATAATGTCCTCTTAGTCCACATATAAGAAAAGGATGATGCTTCTCATGAAATTTAATTGCTTTTCATTTCCAAGTAATCCCTTTTTATAACCTTATCACAGCGAGTGATTTGACAATGTAAGTAAAGTTTCATACAGGCAACAAAGTCCATGTCCAAGTCTCTTGCAAACTTATTTAGCAAAAAGTAGCTAACATGCATCCATATTAAGTAAGTTTCAAATGACATGCATTTAGTGAGTCCCTCTCATTTTCTTTATATGTTGTCCTTCTCTTTATACTACATGCTACCAAACAAAGCAGAGAGAATTAGAGAAAGGCACAAGAGGTTCATAGGTCCGCATCTAGTTTTGTAtgtatttgtaattaattactactgttttgtttttaataagaggaaaaaaaaagaataagattaaaacttaaaagtaaGCAATGATTGGTACACATCATTGAATCCACGTTAGGCATGTTTGTGCATTTCATGCACCTTTGAACCCCTCCTTTGAATAATAGTATCACGTttgatagtatatatatatgagttcatCACCAtgtaattgtatatatatatagtacataTTAAATATCTATGCATGTGTTTGTTCATGTATCTTTTTAAGTAGGAAACACTTAACAATCAAATAATAAGTAATGACTACTACTATATATGCGCCACACATATACACCATTTATTAAggtattaacatttttttttttagtgtaaaCGAAGCAATGGTCCTTcaactataatttaaaaatatattttggtctttaattaactttgaaaaaaaaaaaaaaaagtaggaatCCTCggctaattatttaatattttttttacctaaGTATGATTTTGGAGTTGTTTATGAGGATGAGACTTGattaatatttgattattaAGTTAACAAGTACTTAATTCAGTTCATTAGCATTGTCAATTGTTCTATGATTTATTAATCCCTCAATCAACTAATAAGTACATAGAAATGGCACATGTTACTGTACATGGATTTGGATTGCTCACCATCTTCAATCAGTCCAATTCTATTTGTAAAATGCCACATTGTATATGTTTTACTACATACCAAACAAACTTTAAGAAAAATCAGCAATGAATGCAGGACATAATGAGGCGGCCTTCTTCAACTGTATTAATGCAGGGACCATTTAATTTCCAAGAATGTCTACCTGTTTTCTGCAGATATGACCAGGAAACAATAGAGCTAGTAGCAGACTAGTTTTATGTGATcattggagaagaagataaatgattatattatacatatatatacattattctaagatgaaataaatatattgaattgatgttacaatttaatattaaaaaaaaaaaggtaatatAAGAATAGATGGAGAGGAAGAAGGAGTGGTGGAAAGCTCACCTAAAGAAAGGAATAGAGGACAAGCATGCATCTTCAAACATAGAAATCTTTGTTACTATATTAATTCTCATGGTCCTTTAATTTGGCTTTGCACAAAATATGATTGATGGGATTTATGCTTTTGGTTGGTAGGTTTTGTTGGTTGTGAAAAGTATCATTCCATTTCTTTAAGtctatatttaatgttttttttttaattagtcttTTGGCAATTGTACTACTTAACTCACACAATGTCCGGAATTATAGCCAAAGGGGCAGCTAAGCTCATTGTCATTATTTATAATCATcatgtttttgttacttttggtATGGTTAGCACAGCATAAAGAAACTTAGTGTGGATAATATATTTCAGTCTTGTAACTTTCTTggattccctttttttttataaaaaaaaaaaagtcaattgtTCATGCTTGTAAATTACAGTAGATAAGAGTTGTAATTAATAAGGAATTGAAGGTGGTAATAAAATCAAGACTAGAagacaaaatatataatatgagcTATGATAATGAGAATGTTCATGACCTTTCTTCTTCATATTACTGTTGAAAACTTAAATGAAGACCATGaggataatattaatattaatattaatgtatatatatatatatatatatttttgaaacttggcttgtatttttcatggaaaacgggaattatttaaatttcaaacggTTCGATTGTCAAATCAATCTATTTCTTGAGGTGGATTTTGCAGTAGAAGAAGGATAAGctaaaaatgttttacatgaTATCATCAGTGTAGTGTAGACATAAGGAATGGAATCTTCATGTTTGAATAGTCCATTAATTGTCATATCTTAACAGCAAAAGCAAGAGCTAGCTCCCATGGagatagagatatatatatatatatattgataaataatgGAGAAATATTAAGAGaagttttattcttttattttatttttaatatggaaGCAAGAAAGGTATGTTGTGCAAGTCTTCCCTCCACTCAAAAGTTTATCCATTGAATGTGAGGAGCTAACAGAGTTGGTCTTGTCTCATGATCAATATATCATATCTTGATACATTTGGTACAAGTTCATTTACATTTCTATTATCAaagttttaagaaaattaagaaaaattagcaaaaatgaTTACCACTagaacaatataaatatataggaAACAATCATTTGAGAAGCCGTGAGAATAAGAGGAACCTACTAGAGTTGGTCTCGTGATCTTCATGTGATGTGATGCATTACTTATAAAACCACCATCAATGATCAATGGACCAAATTTTGATTGTATTTGTATATTAGAAACATTACCATGCATAATACACATGTATGCTTTATAGGTAGGAATTGTTCATGTTGATCAATCAATTAGATATGCATAGACAAAGAGAGGATTTCGTACTATAAaagagattttcttttttaaagaaaaaaacatctaTGTTGGTTCATTCACCACCAATCCGGGTGAAACGACGACACCTAATATTGAGATTGTCTAATGCTTTCTTTGATCACTTGTTGTGTTATAAAGTGctatttttaatggatgatcCACATTTTATGATTGTTTCCTAGATGACACGAGttacttttgtttatatattttttattggtaTTTTATCCAGCATTCcttgtctgtttttttttattaactaaacaaattatattttttactagtttattttttatttctaacaaGAGTTGTTTTAATccctttaaataaataaataaaaataaaatctaccAAATGTTCATAGTTCAGTGATATTTATTACATCGTATATAACTCTTAcgagttattatttattttaaaaaaaaagtaatgtgTAAACTTGGTCCACCTAAAAATGTCCATACAATCCTCGtttaaaatcaaagatgaaaatatCTTACTGAATATATACACATGTACTTTATCcgaatatttgtttttataattatattttcaaattttcttaaaaaaaattgcattttctatatatttaaCATGGTTTCATTAACTTTTactgttaatttatttttgttttaattatttgttaattagtcTAATTTGGCAAAGTCGCCTATGGTACCATGATTTTCTATATGAAATTTTtctatattgaaaaaaaaaagaataaaatagttATGCATCTTTCATGATGCTAGTGATGATTAAAGCCGCctcaaagatgaaaaataagcaagtacaattattttgaatttttgaagagTATAACTAAGAAAATAGCCATGGGTACAAAAAACCCATGAATGGAAATTAAGTACACACCGATTTACTGTATCTTAGTTTTttcagtgtttttttatttcacattttttcTCAATGTATTTGTACTTTACCTCTTGtgattattttgttgattttctttttgtgaaTTTCTTTCctcattgttattgttgtttaaggttctctgttttttttaataaaattagtgatttatttcatttattattggGAAAAATAACTATagtctataatatatatatatgtttgatgaaGACGACAAGTGCCACCCCATAGATGGTGTGAAAGGGATAGACAGGTAAAGTGGTGCATCTGTTACGGTTCATTTCAATGATATTTCAATGACTACAACCTCATAATGATGAATCTTTCTGTTTTGTAATtctgaaaagatgaagaatacAGCTCTCCCTAATAAAACATGGGATgaacaatatttatatagtatttttaatattatatttataatataattacacAGTATTGTATAGTACTGCGGCACATAAAATTCAACCATGCACCACTCACTCAACATGTTTGTATTGCATGGAAAAatatactctctctctctctccaactCCCAAATTCCCATTCAAAAGCCTTATTAGTCTTTGTTGGTAATTTTgaccatctctctctctctttctcatctcggtctctctctccctctctctccctctctcgcGTGCTCcgttaaagatatatatatatatatatatatctatcttgaaaaacagagagagagagaagagaagagaagcgtgttgtgttgtgttgtgttgtgttggcctttctctctctttcttcctaTTTGAGTCGTTATGGCCGTTCTTTACATCCATTTACAttctccatctcctccttctccaaCTTCTCCTCTCATTTATTCTTAGCATCTTCCTCTATCTAATTCAATCCTACCCATCATCcttcattattatcattattatttatttatttatttattatttttattattatttttttgaagacACTCTTTGTTGTTGgttctgttgttgttgttgtttttgtgcaAAACGGTGTCACCATGACGGCGGCACCGGAAGACATGCTCGCCTCCACCGCCGCAACCAAGTCCAAGTCTGGGGACGAAGACGGCAACAACGACGACGACGAGCACACCATGGACACCGACAAGCTCAGCTACGAGATCTTCTCCATCCTCGAGAGCAAGTTCCTCTTCGGCTACGACGACCCCAAGCTCCCTCTTCATCCCCCTCCCGACCCTTCCCATTTCAAGAACCACCGTGGCAAGGTCTGCATCCTCTCCATCGACGGCGCCGGCATGCGTGGCATCCTCCCCGGCAAAGCCCTCTCACATCTCGAACGTTCCCTTCAATCCATCTCCGGCCAGCAAAACGCCCGCATCTCTGACTTTTTCGATGTCGTTGCCGGCACCGGCGTTGGTGGCCTCTTCGCTTCCAtgctcttctcctcctcccctTTCTCCGCCGATGAGACCTGGCGCTTCCTTGCCGAAAAGGCTCGCCGTTTCCTAAAGAAGCCCTCTTCCGGTTTCCTAGCTCGTGCTTTTCGTGGCGGCGGCAGCGGCACTGCTGCCGCCACGGCGGCGATGGAGAAAGCAATGAAGGAGACGTTTGGGGAGAAGATGACCTTGCGAGACACCGTGAAGCCGGTTTTGATCCCGTGCTACGATTTGAGAAGCTCGTCCCCGCTCGTCTTCTCCCGCGCCGACGCGTTGGAGAGCGAGAGCTATGATTTCAGACTCTGGGAAGTCTGCCGCGCCACCTGGGCAGAGCCTGGCCGGTTCGAGCCGGCCGACATCCGTTCCGTTGACGGCTCCCGCTCCTGCCTCGGGATTGACGGCGGTCTCGCCATGACCAACCCGGCCGCCGCCGCCATCACCCACGTCCTCCACAACAAGCAAGAGTTCCCCTTTGTTCGCGGCGTCGAGGACCTCATGGTCCTCTCCCTCGGCTGCGGCGCCGGAGCCGCCGTGCCCGATGCTTCCTTGCTCCGGCGTTGGACGGCGAAGGAATGGGCTCGTCCCATGGCTCGCATCGCTTCCGATGGCGCCGCCGACCTTGTCGACCACGCCGTCGCTCTCGCCTTCGCCCATGCTCGTTCTTCCAACTACGTCCGAATTCAGGTAAAATCTcaggaaaataataaaaaagcttctttttattttttttaccatgGAAATGCATCAGGTTAGAATGTTGGAATGGATTgattttttaatggttttgtcTGTGTTTCCTCTTCTCTGTTTCTCTAGACTTAATTGTTAGCTTGGTGGTAGTGCACACTGCACAGACCTACTACCATTGATTACTACCATATTAATACACAATGCTGTCTGGTTTTAGGACCACTCTCGGCCTTGGCTTTTTCTTGATAGCTCATAGCTCATAGCTCATAGCTCATAGCTTTGCTGTAACCTGAGCAAAATTTGCTACCACTTTATCATGAATTTGGTTGTGTATTGGCAGGCTAATTGTTCCAGCATGGGGGCTTGTTCTGGAGTAGATGCAGACTCTGACCCAAGTCCCAGCAATGTGAAAGTGCTTGTGGATGCAGCTGAGGCAATGTTGAAGCAGAAGAATGTGGAGTCAGTGTTGTTCTCTGGGAAAAGAATTAGTGAAAGAACTAATTTGGAGAAGTTGGATTGGTTTGCAGGGGAGCTTGTGCTTGAGCACCAGAGGAGGAGCTGCAGGATAGCTCCCACGGTTGCTTTCAAGCAAGCAGTAACCAATCCCAGTTAGCAAAGTAAGCGCATGCATGCAAGTcctcacttatatatatatatatatatatatattttggttcaTATGCTTCATGCTGCTGTTTTTAATATAGCAGTGCatatatgttttctcttcagtctcaaaaagattaaaaaaaaaaaaaagattatatcTTCTGTCAGTTCTTTCAATGTATTTTGTGGCCTGCTCTGAGATATTGGTAGATTGTTGATGGCAGTGGCTTCAATGAAGGTAATTCCTTTGTAGCATGTCACAATCTTCTTACTGTATTGATTGCTCCACAATTGTctaaatagtattttaaaagGAAGTTATATACCCCCCTTTGTTTCAGCATGTTACTCTGTTCATAtttgtaaaaagtaaaaaccagCTGTTGCTTGCTTTCATCTTGTACTTTCTTTCTTCAATTGAAAacaatcctatatatatatgtactcaGTTAAAACTGTAATTTTTAGAATTACTGGTGGTAGTCATCAATTTTCTTGGATAAAGGTGCTTTCAATGTCAACAGGTCATGAGAGTTTGTGTATGAAATGTGAATTCCTTGCCTACTACTTCTTCGGCTTTGTGGCTGTGAAAAAACTTCTGTCCTTCTTCACAACTTGAAGAGAGACGAACGTTTTCTTTTGTTGGACCCACAGGATTTGTTTCACTCTTTCCTTGATGTGTTTTTTCCATTGTTTTGGCTGTTGGGAAGCATGCTGGTTGTTCAAAGACTTTTTCATTTCATGCTCATGTTTTCCATGAATCTTTGAAGAGTTTCACTTTGATAATATAATTTGATGTCGATTTGATTACTATGGActactattttcttttccttgtgtGTTATTAAGATGCCAAtgccattgttttctttgttcaaACAGAGACATTTTACTAGTTACAATATTGCATAAACCTGTTAGAATCAAACTGAAAAATTGGGTCACACCTTCTTGTCATATTGTGGTTGCCTGATGCATTCTTATTAACTCCATATCAACTTATTCATTCATTTGTTTAGTAAACATACTTCAAAGAGAAACCCACTCCTCTGAACAGCTATGATGAAAACAACTGCTAGGTTCTGTAGGACCCAAACCCAAAGATTTGCATGCCTGCATGTCCATTTTATTCCCATCTAGTTTCACAGTAAAAATTTCAGGTAAAACCAGTCAACAGTGACTGTCCTAGTTTGGCAGTAAAAGAAATGAGTTACTGAGACAACGAACGTTGAGAAGCTGGATGAAGATGAAGCACCTGATCATATGCATTGCCTTGCCTTGCCATGTTTGGGGGACATTAACAGATATCCATGGGACACTTGCTATAAAGTAGGGTCTGTGACTCTTTGTTGGTTGTCTTGATGTTGTTTCTTGATGTTGGTGGTGGGGGCCTTATtccaagtaaataaatatatataaatgtttgatAGTCCACCACCATGTCTAAAGCCATTATTAGACATTGAAAAAAGCTTAACCTGCCACTGTCACTGCCactcttcttttacttttacttGCCACCTGACCCTTAGTTCCATCACTTTCACTTGCATTGTCTACCCAGCTTTTCTCCCTCTATATGGTAATGTAATTAAGCTAACATTGACTTGTGAATCtctaaagaatagaagaagaaggagaagatgaagatggataAGAAGAAGATTTCTTTGAGTTATCTGTGAAGCTGGTTTGGTGGCAAAGGATTTGTCTTTTTACATGGCACATTGGCACGGCTTTAAATGAGTCAGAGATTCCCAGCCCCACAATTGCTGTTTGACCTCAATGCTACTGAAATCAAACAACACTGTTTTTAGAGCTCTTTTGTCAGCAGACCAAGTGAAGTTGCCCACCGTCCACTTATATTtgcttttgtgattttttatcaTGCATGCACTTTAACCTGTTGTGGAGAGTTGATGTGGCCCATCTTTAAGTTTGTATTGTCTGGTATCTATCAAATTGAACTCTTGGGTTGGTtttaatggaaatttttttttaaaaaaagggacaTGTTCGTCTTGTTTCATCATGGAAATcatgatcatgatgatgatgatgatggtgctggTGGTGCTGTTGGTGGTGGCCTaattcttggtttttgtttttgtctggCATTTCATTGCTATCTTGATCATGTCTTTCTGCATTCAAACAATGATGCACAATAACTACAACACATCAATCAAGAGTCAAGACCAGGTTTACTATGGGGCATACCTCatacaaaaaaagagaaacaaataaaaagtaagaCAGACTCTCTCAGAGAGGATGAAGTTcaatatatacaattttattttaataatactaaaatatactccatatatatacattttggttcttaatcaaatatatatatatatatatatatattgagtaaaAATTTGTTATCGGGTTGAAGACATTAGCGGATCCGATTCGCAGTTGAGAGGCCCAAACCCGGCCCATGAGCTTATCGGATTAAGGTTTCGGATCCGATTGGACGGACAAACAACGAAGGTTTTGGTTCTCTGCATCGAGAGCTCGAAATGGGGGAAGCCATGGAGGCCGAGACGCCCGCCACTGAAGAGATCCAAGCGCCAGCGGAGACCAAGGAGGCCTCGgaaaagaggaagagagagGAGGAGAATCCTTGGAGGAAGACGAGCCTCTGCTCCTACTTCCGGCGTGCTGCGGGCTCATGTAGCCATGGTGACGCTTGCCGGTATGCCCACGGCGAGGAAGAGCTTCGGCCTCGCCCTGATAACTCATGGGATCCCACTTCCGAACGTGCTAAGAAGCTCCTCAAAACGGAGGCGgcggaggacgaggaggaggaggataagGATGTCGATTTTGCTACGATGGAGAAATGCCTTGTTGGACTCCCGAGGAAATGGACTTCTGATAGTTTGAAGAGTTTCCTTGATGGCAATGTAAGT
It encodes:
- the LOC120276293 gene encoding patatin-like protein 6 is translated as MTAAPEDMLASTAATKSKSGDEDGNNDDDEHTMDTDKLSYEIFSILESKFLFGYDDPKLPLHPPPDPSHFKNHRGKVCILSIDGAGMRGILPGKALSHLERSLQSISGQQNARISDFFDVVAGTGVGGLFASMLFSSSPFSADETWRFLAEKARRFLKKPSSGFLARAFRGGGSGTAAATAAMEKAMKETFGEKMTLRDTVKPVLIPCYDLRSSSPLVFSRADALESESYDFRLWEVCRATWAEPGRFEPADIRSVDGSRSCLGIDGGLAMTNPAAAAITHVLHNKQEFPFVRGVEDLMVLSLGCGAGAAVPDASLLRRWTAKEWARPMARIASDGAADLVDHAVALAFAHARSSNYVRIQANCSSMGACSGVDADSDPSPSNVKVLVDAAEAMLKQKNVESVLFSGKRISERTNLEKLDWFAGELVLEHQRRSCRIAPTVAFKQAVTNPS